The Lycium ferocissimum isolate CSIRO_LF1 chromosome 8, AGI_CSIRO_Lferr_CH_V1, whole genome shotgun sequence DNA segment GCTAATTCTGGTAGATGGAAAATCCTGCTGGACTGAAGGCAACTATCGTTTATGAATATAACTGCATTTAATCCAAAAAATATTAGGCTCTCATGCAATCAGAATCCAAGTTCTAAAACAAATGTGTTTTTCCAATATCTGGAGAGCAGACTATGACTTTACAGTTCTTTTAAACTACCTTAACTTGCAATATTCTAGAACCTTTTGTGCAAGACATTCAGAAGAATCCAAAGACTGGAAACTTCAGCATTCAAAGGGacacaactttattttttcaaagagAGAACAGAAaggaggattttttttttttttataaccgtgGTATCTAGgccagcttgcgcgcacctcgactaattccacgggatacctgccacctcccaccagcaacagGTACCAAGTAACTTCGTCCACCAAGGCTAGGACAgatggaaagaaatcacctagtgtttttgagGAGGATAAAATGGTTGAATGCTTGTAGAGGAAAAGTTCAGCAACTGGGGCTAGATAAGGCAGGTGCTCTCACGCTATAATAGCCCAAGGATGATAAATCTACAAAAACTATGCATCAGCAGCAAGCAATATCTACCCTGGTAATGTAATCTTAGCTAGACTGATTGAATGATGTTAGCTTAATCAAATAGCTCATATACAATGCTATATCACTTTAAAACCTCTATTTCATACTTTAAGAAAGTTTAACACTTTGCTTCGTGCAGTACTGAAGCCAGAAATTTCACCAagggattcaaaatataaaaaataaacatagGAAGAAGCCAAAgggattcaacatctactatacatacataaaaaataaggtTGACcttatatattaagtataattTTTCAACGAACCCCCTTGCCGTACTCTAGGTCCGCCCCCTGGTTACAAGCCTATGTCTGATGAAACTAAATACAAAAGCCCCTTACTTCACCAAGCCAAAGAAAAGAAACGACCAATAACAAAATGTTTAGACTTAATACATTGACAACTCCTTAAATTTGctaataaatttcatttagacactcgaacTACGGTATGTTCCAATTGAGCACCTAAACATATGATAAAATGTTCCTATTAGACACTTCcggtttaatttctttttcttttttgtacatTCTCTCAAGCGTGTATTAGGTAGTTAAGTTAACgacataaaatatgtcatctcATTCAATTATATACATTTGCCTCAACTGGAAAATGCTTAAGGTTTTACAACTTATTGAGGCTAATGCGTATTATTAAAGCAGGTAgcatattttaagtggttaactTATCTATTGTAATTGGAACTTGAGAACACGcacaaaatttttccaaatttgaatCAAAAGTATCTAATAGgaacactttatcatgtgttcaggtGCTCAATTGGAACAAGTCATAGTTCGAATGTCTGAATGAAATTTAGAGGCAAGTTTAAGGGGCTATGAATGTATTAATCCAAATGTTTAATGCAAGCACAAGTCAGACTGTAAACATCACTTTCACAAATTAAATGCTCAAATTtccaatagaaaaaaaaaagacccatctATAAATATGCCCCCATAGGCcttaagtgtgtgtgtgtgttttcaCACCCACTTCAATTTTTTCCGAAAAAGGGCAGCCCcgtgcacaaagcatcccgccTTAGTAGGGTCCGGGGAAGAGGCACGCACCATTATCCGGGAAGGGCATTAGTGACAACCtaccctaatgcaagcattagtggctgCTCCCATAGCTCAAACCCGTGACCTatatgagcctgtttggatggtttatTTTAGATGTTTTTAAGCCTAAATAGCTTTTAAGCATTTTTTTAGCGTTTGAACAAGACAAAAAAGGTGATTTAAGctgaaataacaaaaataagccaaaggCACAAGTTATAAGCCCATCCAACCAAGCTCTTAAGTCACACGGAGATAACTTTACCGTTGTTACAGttcattttattcaaaaaaaaataaaaaataaaaaaactagacaaagaaataagagagagaATGAATAGTGTACCAGAAAGCAGTACAAGTGGAGAAACCATGAGAAGAAGCCATAACAGATATAGAAGCTGCTGCAAATATACACTGTCCCATTCTCAATATCAACCCACTCACTTTCCCTGGTCCCCCAAACAACTCCTTCATCTTTCTTATACTGACACCTGACACCCTCAATCTTTCATTTACTGCAAAATATTTTCATCAGACAAACACCCTTCATTGATATTTGTGAACTAATTGGAAATGAACCCTAGATCCAAAAGCAAATTGATGCAGATTTTGTTTATGGGTGTTTGTTAGATTAGTACTACAGTGAGATTTGTGGGAAAGATAATTGGATTAGGTGAAAAAGAGTAGGGAGAGGGAATGTTCTTTTTGGTgtataagaacaacaacatgaATATGACGTTGGAGTGAAGTGAGACTGATTATTTTTGTCGTCCTTCCAATAATGTGGCATTATTTTATGGAGGCTTAATGTCTATGCGGGCTGTAGCCCCATAaacttgtcctttttttttttattttggtatcGTGTCAATCAAATATTCTAAATTTGATTTCTGTTAGAAGCATAAATTAAATCGGAAAAATGAATATGGAGTAATATCTTAGACATGTAGTAAACAATTATTTAGGTCATGTATGTGTCGGTTTTTGCTCTTCCACTGCTAGCTTAATTAAGAGCTTatctttttttccctctcaattgttgctaatcttagctaagagatgagataattaaattagaatttgTATATTAATatgttgctacattgaagatggaatactatgtaagtcggattgtgtttgatagacacacttgaaaACGAGATCAGGAGTTCAATAGGAATAACACTTGGTTAAAGtgtcaaaatggaaaaaagggaCAAGTATAGGGGTCGCATGTGCATTAAGCCTTTTATGGAAGAACCTTGTTGGGAGCGAAATTGTTTATGCAAATGGTTGGGATTGTTATTTAGTACTCCCCGTcttaatttaagtgttttacttttcttttggtCTGTTTCAAAGATAGTATCTCTTCCTATATTTGTTAAGTAgataattcaaatatcctacgtGGCAAGTATATAACGATAACATTAAAGGacatttttgtacattatacacatctttaatttaagaccataagattcaaaagtctctttatttcttaaatttcatgtctAGTCAAACCAAGCCGCATAGGAATACTCagtataattttatacataaattattgacttttaacataatatatcataatgagGATTATTTAATTTTGTCGAATTAGCGTTGGAGCGGGGATTCAAAAATATTACACTAAAAGTTTTCTTCATACAGAAGAGATTCAGTAAACTATATAtaccttttcaaaaaaataactAAACTATATATACGTGACAAAGTTTCTTTACCTATGTTTGCAATATAATTTTCCAGAGAACGAAATTCAATTGGGCAACATTATTAATCATAATAAGAGCCCATTTGGATGGATTTATAACTTTTGACTTATAAGTCAAAAACtattaattaaaaattctaGCTTATaacttttgacttatttttatcattttgacttaaaaataaatgtttaaaaatatttttttattttactcaaaTACTATgaaagtgcttaaaagctattttggcttCAAAACACCTAAAATAGGCCAATCCAAACTGGCTCTAAGTAGCTTCATTGCTACGCCTAACGCTGTATAAGTTATGTggctattatttttttcttatacgtctaacaaaatacaaaatatctGTAATTTTATGCCGCAATTAATTAGTCCAATACAATCAACCAAATAACAAACGGATATGGGTAGATTGGTAAATATCACTTAGGTGTTTCTTGACACCAATgagtaaaaaaattgaaaaataaaatatagaaaaacaGTAATTATTAGGCTATGTAATTATTGTAGAGTAAATTCATAGACATATTTGTAGTATGTACGATTATACTGTAAGTTTCAATGTCATATTTGGTTACAATACATACgctaaaaattatttaactacAGAAAGAGAAGAAACCCAACCTCCACCACGAAGCATctgggaaaaaaggaaaattttactAGAGATATGCTTTTGCTCGTACAATTGCGTCATTCATGAAAAAACATTATCATATAAGTGATATACCTATAGACCAAAAATACAAGCTCTCCAAATACAACATGAACAACAAAGGTAGTATTTGTTGAAACCATTAGACAATTCTCTACAAGTTTCCACTGTTTGTGCTGCCCACTCCTCTTTGCTTCACACAACTAAGCAAACCACTGATTAACTGGTACAACAAACACCAGAAAGAGAAGAATTTCGTCGAAGAAAACAAAACTCGAAGTACACTTTTGAAACTGCAAGTTGAGCATACAGTTGGTAGAGTAATCCGAAACTTAAGAGAAGAACCACATCTTGATGAAGATTGTCAAAGCCGATTGCAGGGCAAAAGCAGCAACCAGTAAAATGATGAGatcatctgactgtacatatgtTCTGAGGTTTAAAGCAACGAAACTAGCTGATGTAATGGCAGCAGCAATTGTTATGGTCCACCTAAGAAACTCGACGGGGATGATCAACAGAAACTGAAAGATGGAGAAGACATAATAGGATCTGGTGAAAACATGttgccaaaaataaaaaaggagatCATTTAAAGTTTCTACAGAAGCGAAAGAAAAACCagtcattctttcttttcttcggAAAAAAGGAAGTCAAACTTCAACATGCAAATTATGCACGAGATGTAAATATTGTTCTATGTACCACCTAGGTTATAAAGCTTAGGAAACTGTGACTTATCCAGGTAACACTGTATCATGCTTCATGGAATCAAGTTGTGCTAGAATACGTTTTATGCGTTCACTTAATAGCACTTTGAACAGAGAGATGCATGGATGGAGGTTTAAAGCTCTATGTTAACCATAGATGTAGTATTaagtcaacaacaacatacccagtgaaatcccacaaagtggggtctggggaggttagagtgtacgcagaccttacccctacctcgggAGGTAGAGAGGTGGTTTCTATTAGACCCTCGGCACAAGGACAAGTAGTACAAAGCagtatgaaaaagaaataacggAAGAGAATAAGCCATGGCAAAATACTATAAAAGCATGATAAAGCAGTCTGAGAAAAGGGCAGTAACTGACAAATTAAACGATAAACTAAGTACAAGCAACAATAGATAGTAACAGAAAtcgaaggacaagaaactacaagAGTAAGACGACTACTAGTATGAAAGGATAAGCGGGACAACgctcaactacctactaaccttctaccctaatttgtgtcctccataacctcctatctaaggccATGTCAGGATTTCCCTTAAGTCAGCAATAAGATAAATAAGGGTCTGAGATTTCcagaaaaatataatatactTACGGAGCTCAGCACTAAAACAAAGAAGGAATATCCCCACAAGCACCAGAGGCGTATCAGGCTAGCACTTGAACCCATATACCGAAGCAAGAAGTAAAACCCCAACGGCACTAGCAATGCATAACCATATACTGAGCAGGCTGCCACGTTCACATAATTGACATCAAAGTTCCAAGAACTATTGCTATCGCTCCTTTTGTGCATCAAGTATGTGGCACAGTTCCCAATGGAAGCAATGACAAATACTAAAGTAGTAGATATCCAGACAAGCCCATAACTGAAATATGCAGGAACaggagaaagaagaacaatATTAGAAGGTGAgaaatttcaaaaactcaaaaaggTCAAGGAGTACTGTTATAGAAGAATTAAAATATTGTACATAAGAACTGCAATATACGACACAGGATACTAATGTGCAGGGTTAATCATTATCCTAGCATGAGGAAGACAATTATATACAATCAAACAGCAAGAATGAGGACAAGGTTTTCTCTTGAACCCATCATGAGAAAAAACGCGCACCCTGTTTTCTAATAAGTATGTAATGATAATCCCTATTACAAAGACTCCAGTTCTTTTCACCATAGAGGTCCATAGCAAGATTGAGTTTCATTACCGAAACAGAAGTGTTGTTTTGCATCTATCTTTTTCAGTTTCCTAAAAACTGATAATAGGCTTCAAGAACCTTAATTGGCCAACACAGCAGATAAAAGAGAACAAAGAATGAATACGGAAACAAGAATaaaaaacaaatacatatacatcaatACGGAATCTGCTGAATCCCTGTACTGTTCAAATAAGCTCATTTTCCTCAAACCTAGTAAAACTATCTAATATATTAGCAACTGACCAAACTTTGTTACTTTCTCGCCATGTTTCTACAGTTATATATGTAGGACTTACAGGTCAGGGTTAGCATCAATCTTGCTGAAGAAATCTCCAGTAGTAGGATTCAACGAACTCATCAATCTGTTCAACACAAGGTCTGTATCCACGTTAAAATATTCTGTATAAGATGACACGCTAAATACTCCTTTCCACGTGTTTGTTGATTGTTGCCCATCTCCTTCTGCATAAAATAGTTAGGTGGTACTTGAACTAATGGACACTGCACGCCTATTACTTCTGATGTGATGCATGAATTTGGATTACATAACAAGCATATGCTTAAAGCATCATAGATGCCCAGCAATCATTACAAGAAGGTAGGTTTAACAAGTCAAGGTTGGTGAATGCCATCTAGTAGAAAGGAAACCCAAGAGggacaataaaataaaaagaaacggAAGCAAGTAAGAAAGGAAAAGATCAATTGCAATCGTTCATGCAGATTTGCAGAAGTTAGCTGCACAAGCAGCCTCTTTTCTGTAGCTTCATACTTATACATTATTTCAGACTCCAAAATACACGAATCCTAAACCACAGGCTTCCCTTTCCTTAAATAGTCTGATGTTAAAAATGGGTTCCTCTCTGCGGTCTAATAAATATACCTAAACAGATTCCATCGATATCGCTATATGGTCATATCCAGAAgtatgaatctttcttttctcttcaatcTTTCCAACAGTAAAAACACCACTTACAAATATGCATTTTATGCCATTAAAATATGGGGAAGAATCTTTTTAGCAAGATAACATTTCAAAGGTAGCTCCATCCTTAGGTTTTTCCATCTGCCCAAATATAGAATGGCCTTGCAGATCCTCAGTATGGAGcattatataagtgatattgcTTCCAGATCAGCTTCTGCAGAACCGTaaacaagaaagaaatagtTTCGTGTGAGGAATGGTTATTTAAGTTGTTTTCTTTTGGATACATGTTAGTCAAGGTAGTAATAACTTGTAGTCTTATGCACAATAAGTTTATCAACCAAATTAAGGAGCAAGAGGTCATGCTTTTACACACCCACAGAGCCTTTCAGCTCATTTAGGTTGTTTAGAAAGAAGCCAACCCTGTTATATTGTAATACCCAGCTAGAGATCTGCCTGAGTTCTCTGATTGCAATTTAATATTTACTTTCACTAAAATAAGGAGGAAACATTAGCTTTTGTAGAAAAGTTATTTGCATATTTGAAAATACTATACCAATTCGAAGACCCTAAACACATAATGGACTTATGTCGTTGTCaaagaaatagaagagaaaacCGATACAGTAGCAATCCCCTAGAGCTTACCACCAGTGGCAGTTATTTCCCGGTATGCTCTAGAAGTTCAATCAGAACCCACTAGTCCTATCTTATGTACCACTCTCTCTTTTCTTAGACATCTCTTGAAGTTTGGCACAATTTCATATAATAACCTAAAACGATCAACaagtctcaaaatcaaatccattAAAAGAAATGAAACTTCAAACTCAGAAAcaatatatacatttttcaacaaataataaacattcttttatatatattacatacTAATATGATATGCAAGTCATATTAATTATACAAGTCCTCCGCCAGTCTCAAAAATCAAATccattaaaaacaaaaatgaacTTCAAACTCATAAATGATGCTTTCTTCTTGAGTAACTCTATTTGCATTTTCAAACAAGTTGTTTAATGCATTTTTCGTCCCTTAGGGGACATCCAGATAGAAAAGTTTAATGCAATCATCAGCTACTGTCAAAATGACATGCAAGTCATACCAACTTTCTCAGCATTCAATAAAGAAATTATGTCATATAACAGGAAGAGGGAAATACAAGTATCTAGAAAGACATACCACCTCCAAGAGTTTGATACCCTCTTCCTGCATTTGGACcattattttgagcaagtatTGGAGAATTTGCTGCAGGAGCTGCTTACAGCATGTAATAGATTAGCATAAGTTTGTTCTTCAAGAGAGCAATTAAAAGAGTTATAGCAAATTCCTATTACAGGAAGGTACCTTCTGGTTTATAGCTGTTCTTTTCTTCGGTGACAACTGCCTGTACAATATATAACAATTATAACGTAAAAGAAGTGTCCAAAGCAATGACTACAGTCAGTTATCAGGAATAGTTGAAATTACTTTACAAACAATCAAAACTGACTCTAGATAAGATTTTTGGGTTTAAGCTTTAGATACCACGAAAGAATTAATTTCTGAGCATTGTCGAAGCATT contains these protein-coding regions:
- the LOC132068324 gene encoding uncharacterized protein LOC132068324 isoform X2 — protein: MDDSYTNFPTSHLVGSVPAVVTEEKNSYKPEAPAANSPILAQNNGPNAGRGYQTLGEGDGQQSTNTWKGVFSVSSYTEYFNVDTDLVLNRLMSSLNPTTGDFFSKIDANPDLYGLVWISTTLVFVIASIGNCATYLMHKRSDSNSSWNFDVNYVNVAACSVYGYALLVPLGFYFLLRYMGSSASLIRLWCLWGYSFFVLVLSSFLLIIPVEFLRWTITIAAAITSASFVALNLRTYVQSDDLIILLVAAFALQSALTIFIKMWFFS
- the LOC132068324 gene encoding uncharacterized protein LOC132068324 isoform X3 — its product is MDDSYTNFPTSHLVGSVPAVVTEEKNSYKPEAPAANSPILAQNNGPNAGRGYQTLGGEGDGQQSTNTWKGVFSVSSYTEYFNVDTDLVLNRLMSSLNPTTGDFFSKIDANPDLYGLVWISTTLVFVIASIGNCATYLMHKRSDSNSSWNFDVNYVNVAACSVYGYALLVPLGFYFLLRYMGSSASLIRLWCLWGYSFFVLVLSSILLCLLHLSVSVDHPRRVS
- the LOC132068324 gene encoding uncharacterized protein LOC132068324 isoform X1, which translates into the protein MDDSYTNFPTSHLVGSVPAVVTEEKNSYKPEAPAANSPILAQNNGPNAGRGYQTLGGEGDGQQSTNTWKGVFSVSSYTEYFNVDTDLVLNRLMSSLNPTTGDFFSKIDANPDLYGLVWISTTLVFVIASIGNCATYLMHKRSDSNSSWNFDVNYVNVAACSVYGYALLVPLGFYFLLRYMGSSASLIRLWCLWGYSFFVLVLSSFLLIIPVEFLRWTITIAAAITSASFVALNLRTYVQSDDLIILLVAAFALQSALTIFIKMWFFS